Proteins encoded within one genomic window of Aerococcus viridans:
- a CDS encoding glycoside hydrolase family 13 protein, protein MDAAALYHRPESEFAYLYDEDTVHIRLRTKKNDVIQVDLLAGDTYLHYSEAWYQTSQEMTKVASSDLHDYWQCEWPLAPNRLAYAFRVQDIDGNVVFYCDRGVYPGGDTHILGQVNAYFRLPYFHESDRVKTPAWVKDTVWYQIFPERFANGDPTNDPENTLPWGSRAHPRHDDFYGGDLQGIIDHLDYLADLGITGIYLTPIFKGDTNHKYDTSDYMTIDPAFGDAELFGRMVSQAHARGIRVMLDAVFNHIGYASSQWQDVLENQDQSIYKNWFHIQDFPVQAFGAIDYSGGERFDRQQLTYQTFAFEPHMPKLNTANPEVKAYLLDVARHYIQTFDIDGWRLDVANEVDHQFWKDFHRTCVNLKEDFYIVGEIWHSAQRFLEGDEFHAIMNYPMTDQIKDFFFGPTGSIGLTSKDQIGDETANRELTNQQFIDRMTSQQMLYRTQTNQAQFNLLDSHDTDRILTRANYDKDKVQSALAFTFLQTGTPCIYYGTEIGLDGGNDPDNRKCMVWEKDKQDQAMWQFTKDLIQMRRNYSDLINLGTLDWSQDLPSERILAFTKTYRGQTLRAYFNQGNQDLQIGLEKNTKIVLTNLAGIEGGYIKVRQGTYMVSVN, encoded by the coding sequence ATGGATGCAGCAGCTTTATACCACCGACCGGAGAGTGAATTTGCCTATTTATATGATGAAGATACCGTCCATATTCGCCTGCGGACCAAGAAAAATGACGTAATCCAGGTGGACTTGTTGGCGGGGGATACCTATCTACATTATTCGGAGGCTTGGTACCAGACCAGTCAGGAAATGACGAAAGTCGCCTCTAGTGACCTCCATGATTATTGGCAGTGTGAGTGGCCATTAGCGCCCAACCGTCTAGCTTATGCCTTTCGGGTCCAGGACATTGACGGGAATGTGGTCTTTTATTGTGACCGCGGAGTTTACCCAGGAGGTGATACCCATATTTTAGGCCAAGTCAATGCTTATTTCCGCCTGCCGTATTTTCATGAAAGTGACCGCGTTAAGACGCCAGCTTGGGTGAAAGATACGGTCTGGTATCAGATTTTCCCTGAACGGTTTGCGAACGGAGACCCCACAAATGACCCAGAAAACACCTTGCCTTGGGGTTCAAGGGCCCATCCCCGTCATGATGACTTCTATGGCGGAGACTTGCAAGGGATTATCGACCATCTGGATTATTTGGCTGATTTGGGGATCACTGGCATCTATCTCACCCCGATTTTTAAAGGGGATACCAATCACAAATACGATACCAGCGACTATATGACCATCGATCCAGCCTTCGGTGACGCTGAATTATTTGGCAGAATGGTCAGTCAAGCCCATGCTCGGGGCATTCGAGTAATGCTAGACGCTGTCTTCAACCATATCGGCTATGCATCCAGCCAATGGCAAGACGTCTTGGAAAATCAAGACCAGTCTATCTACAAAAATTGGTTTCATATCCAAGACTTTCCTGTTCAAGCCTTTGGGGCGATTGACTATAGTGGCGGCGAGCGGTTTGACCGCCAGCAATTGACCTATCAGACCTTTGCATTTGAACCCCACATGCCCAAATTAAATACGGCAAACCCTGAGGTAAAAGCCTACTTGTTAGACGTTGCCCGTCACTATATTCAAACATTTGATATCGACGGTTGGCGGTTGGATGTTGCCAATGAAGTGGACCATCAATTCTGGAAAGACTTCCATCGGACTTGCGTAAATTTGAAAGAAGATTTCTATATTGTGGGCGAAATCTGGCATTCAGCCCAGCGTTTCCTTGAAGGGGACGAATTCCATGCCATCATGAATTATCCGATGACAGACCAAATCAAGGACTTCTTTTTTGGACCGACAGGATCAATAGGACTGACATCAAAAGATCAAATAGGCGACGAGACAGCAAATCGTGAGCTGACCAACCAGCAGTTTATAGACCGGATGACCAGTCAACAAATGCTTTACCGAACGCAAACCAACCAGGCCCAGTTTAACCTATTAGATTCACACGACACCGACCGAATCCTAACCCGGGCCAATTACGACAAGGATAAAGTCCAGTCAGCTCTTGCTTTCACCTTCCTTCAAACCGGCACGCCTTGCATCTATTACGGCACGGAAATCGGTCTGGACGGTGGCAACGACCCAGACAACCGCAAATGCATGGTCTGGGAAAAGGACAAGCAAGACCAAGCTATGTGGCAATTTACCAAGGATCTGATTCAAATGCGACGGAACTATAGTGATCTCATCAACTTGGGGACCCTAGACTGGTCACAAGACTTGCCTAGTGAGCGAATTTTAGCCTTTACAAAGACTTACCGAGGACAAACCTTGCGCGCCTATTTTAACCAGGGTAATCAAGACTTGCAGATTGGTCTAGAGAAAAATACAAAAATTGTCCTCACGAACCTTGCAGGTATTGAAGGCGGTTACATTAAAGTGAGACAGGGAACCTACATGGTTAGTGTAAATTAA